The nucleotide sequence GACTGATCCATTCGATCTCCCGTTTGGAGGCGGCGTCCTGCGGAACGATGCGGCTGATATGTCGGCCCAGCATTTCGCTTCGAGACCATCCGTAGATCTGTTCGGCGGCATTGTTCCACATTACGATGTGGTCCTTGATATCCAGAAGGATGATGGCGTCAGCCGCGTCATTGAGGATGTTCTCCAAATAGCGGGCAAAGGCGTGGGAAAAGTCGCCGGCGACTCGATCCAATGAGTCCTGGGCAGGCTGCTCCGCCTGGTGCGCCATCTGCAGCAATGGTTCATACGCTTCGTTGAGCCGGCTGTAGCAATCCAGGCTGTTTTCATAGGGCAAAAGCGCCAGCAGTGCGTAGCGGCTGATGGACAGCGCGTTGAAGGAATAGGCGCGCAGCTCATCGGAGCTCTTTAAGGTTTCGGCAACCGTTGCGCCGGCGAAAAAGTTCAGTAAAACACCATACCAGATCTCTGCCAGACGATGGATGGTTTCATCCGTTTCGCCGGCCAGAACGGCTCTCAGGCGCGGGATCCACAGCTGCAAAAAGGGATTTTTACGGTCCAGCAGCGTCTGCCGGATGGTCTGATGAAAGAGATTCATGGGCTTTCCGTAGCGTGTCAAGCTTTTAATAAATTACCAAATCCGGCCGGCAATAACAAACGAAAATCGTTTCTCTTGCAGAAAAAAGGATTATTTGTTATCTTTGACATTATGTTCAACTAGAGAGGATGGATATGTTCGCCAAAGGTTTTTCCGCAGACAAATTAACAGCAGAACAGATTGCCGAACTGACCCGCCTGGCGACGCTTTGCCGCGGGGATATTTTAAAGATGACGACGCTGGCGGCCTGCGGGCATCCGGGTGGCAGCATGTCTTCCATCGATCTGTATCTGACGGTATGGACGCACTGCCGGTTGGATCCCTCCGATCCCTTTCATCCCGATCGGGATCGTATTGTGATCAGCCATGGCCACACTTCGCCGGGCGCATTCGCCGCCCTGGGACGCTTGGGTTTTTTTGCCATCGACGATGCGGTGGCCCACTTTCGTCAAACCGGATCGCCGTTTGAAGGTCACGTGGAGCGCGAGGTTCCTGGCATTGAATGGGGTACAGGAAATCTGGGACAGGGGCTCTCCGCGCTGCTGGGATTCGGCGTGGCCTGTCG is from bacterium and encodes:
- a CDS encoding PAS domain S-box protein; translated protein: MNLFHQTIRQTLLDRKNPFLQLWIPRLRAVLAGETDETIHRLAEIWYGVLLNFFAGATVAETLKSSDELRAYSFNALSISRYALLALLPYENSLDCYSRLNEAYEPLLQMAHQAEQPAQDSLDRVAGDFSHAFARYLENILNDAADAIILLDIKDHIVMWNNAAEQIYGWSRSEMLGRHISRIVPQDAASKREIEWISQQVREKGFLRNYRTHRLTRDGKTVTIEVTRTAIYDEQHHYIGSSIISRDLTEQEKLRDQLVHSEKLSAVGTLAAGIAHEIGSPLTAISSISQLLQVKSQDPFVVEKVTLIQQSIDRIARIVRTLVDFSKPTQAKVESVYL